In the Puntigrus tetrazona isolate hp1 chromosome 9, ASM1883169v1, whole genome shotgun sequence genome, one interval contains:
- the ormdl1 gene encoding ORM1-like protein 1: MNVGVAHSEVNPNTRVMNSRGIWLTYALGVGMLHIVLLSIPFFSVPVVWTLTNVIHNFGMYVFMHAVKGTPFETPDQGKARLLTHWEQLDYGVQFTSSRKFFTISPIILYFLASFYTKYDTAHFVINTASLLSVLIPKLPQLHGVRIFGINKY; this comes from the exons ATGAACGTCGGTGTGGCCCACAGTGAAGTAAACCCAAACACCCGTGTGATGAACAGTCGAGGGATATGGCTGACATACGCGCTCGGCGTAGGAATGCTTCACATCGTACTGTTGAGCATTCCTTTCTTCAGTGTTCCTGTTGTGTGGACCCTCACAAATGTTATTCACAATTTT ggtatgtatgtatttatgcatgcagTGAAAGGCACGCCATTTGAAACACCAGACCAGGGCAAGGCAAGACTTCTCACACACTGGGAACAGCTGGACTACGGCGTACAGTTCACGTCATCTAGAAAATTCTTTACAATCTCACCAATCATTtt GTATTTTCTCGCCAGCTTTTACACAAAATACGACACAGCTCATTTTGTGATAAACACAGCTTCTCTTTTGAGTGTCCTCATCCCAAAACTGCCACAACTCCATGGAGTCAGGATCTTTGGAATAAACAAGTATTAA
- the adat3 gene encoding probable inactive tRNA-specific adenosine deaminase-like protein 3 yields MEPQAKRRKEMDKYDTWDVLPVLSDKQSQDTELLPAYAAPIMEKRQTSRLVQELSLIHPLPDLQHIKRVRACKDKSSPHPLEVIVCLARDVQVIDCERVTLADLLRPQSFDSSGLGEPFLVEIPANPPLTRPQFEKASEHWPTSFHEDKQVTSALRGQLFAAHQKHKMQEYMMAAVDAAKSGGEMGMDAAGAVIVDPESEQIVAVGHDCKRGSHPLHHAVMVCIDLVACGQGGGAYSYEKYPACRFRGSVSFRNACNAKESGLPYICTGYDLYVTREPCVMCAMALVHSRISRVFYGVPSADGALGTKYKIHCQKDLNHRFEVFKGVMLNACEALHKK; encoded by the coding sequence ATGGAGCCACAAGCCAAACGAAGGAAAGAAATGGACAAATACGACACTTGGGATGTTCTTCCAGTTCTCTCTGACAAACAGTCCCAGGACACCGAATTGTTGCCAGCCTACGCTGCACCTATCATGGAGAAAAGACAAACTTCCCGCCTGGTTCAGGAGCTTTCCCTGATCCACCCTTTACCCGATTTGCAACACATAAAAAGAGTGAGAGCTTGCAAGGACAAAAGCTCTCCTCATCCATTAGAGGTCATTGTGTGCTTGGCCAGGGATGTGCAGGTGATAGACTGCGAAAGAGTTACGCTTGCCGATCTGCTTCGCCCACAGTCTTTTGACTCCAGTGGTTTGGGAGAACCTTTCCTTGTCGAAATACCTGCCAACCCTCCGCTGACGAGACCGCAGTTTGAAAAAGCTAGCGAACACTGGCCCACGTCATTCCACGAGGACAAACAAGTGACGTCTGCTCTGAGAGGCCAGTTATTCGCTGCCCATcagaaacataaaatgcaaGAGTACATGATGGCAGCCGTGGATGCTGCAAAATCAGGCGGGGAGATGGGAATGGATGCGGCGGGCGCTGTGATCGTTGACCCAGAATCGGAGCAGATCGTTGCAGTGGGTCATGACTGTAAGCGGGGCTCTCATCCGCTCCATCACGCTGTCATGGTCTGTATTGACCTCGTGGCCTGCGGGCAAGGAGGAGGCGCTTATAGCTACGAGAAATATCCAGCCTGTCGGTTTAGAGGCTCCGTGTCCTTCAGGAATGCCTGCAATGCCAAAGAAAGCGGCCTGCCTTACATCTGCACTGGATATGACCTTTACGTCACTCGAGAGCCGTGCGTGATGTGCGCAATGGCTTTGGTCCACTCAAGAATCAGCAGGGTGTTTTATGGGGTGCCCTCTGCAGATGGTGCCTTGGGAACCAAGTATAAAATTCACTGccaaaaagatttaaatcatCGCTTCGAAGTGTTTAAAGGGGTGATGCTAAATGCATGCGAGGCTTTAcacaaaaagtga
- the osgepl1 gene encoding probable tRNA N6-adenosine threonylcarbamoyltransferase, mitochondrial isoform X1 produces the protein MFPCALNGAARRWVKRFASGRAFSTLRPRLVLGIETSCDETGAAVLDETGVILGESLHSQKTIHLDAGGIIPTVAQSLHKENISRVVQEALDRSGIEPGELTAVATTVMPGLALSLKIGLDFSLKFVRLHEKPFIPIHHMEAHALTVRMLQPLDFPFLVLLISGGHSLLALAKGIDEFLLLGKTLDVAVGDSLDKIARRLSLRNHPDCLTLSGGQAIELLAKEGDQLAFHFTSPMEKLYNCNFSFAGFQRQVTMEIMKKETEEGIEKGQVLSCAKDIAAASQYTAASHIAKRTHRAILFCKSKDLLPQHNPTLVVSGGVASNEYIRQILKIVTDATGLHLLCPPSKLCTDNGVMIAWNGIERLKQGKGIMSYTEEIKYEPKAPLGLDITSEVKDAAIKLPPLKLRIRS, from the exons ATGTTCCCGTGCGCTTTAAACGGAGCTGCTCGGCGCTGGGTGAAGCGCTTCGCGTCAGGAAGAGCTTTCAGTACACTGCGCCCTAGGTTAGTTTTGGGGATTGAGACGAGCTGCGACGAGACCGGAGCGGCTGTGCTGGACGAGACTGGAGTGATTCTGGGAGAATCTCTGCATTCTCAGAAGACGATACACCTGGA TGCGGGTGGAATTATCCCAACTGTGGCCCAAAGCctacacaaagaaaacatctCTAGAGTTGTCCAGGAGGCCTTGGACAGAAGTGGCATTGAGCCCGGTGAACTCACAGCTGTGGCCACAACAGTGATGCCTGGTCTTGCCCTTAGTTTAAAGATCGGCTTGGATTTCAGTCTGAAGTTTGTGAGACTTCACGAAAAGCCGTTCATCCCTATACACCACATGGAGGCACATGCCCTCACTGTAAGAATGCTACAACCCTTAGACTTCCCTTTTCTCGTGCTCCTCATCTCTGGTGGTCATTCTCTTCTTGCACTCGCCAAAGGAATAGATGAATTTCTTCTTCTGGGGAAAACACTGGACGTTGCAGTCGGGGACAGTTTAGATAAG ATTGCTAGAAGGCTTTCTCTGAGGAATCACCCGGACTGCTTGACTTTGAGCGGTGGACAAGCCATAGAGCTTCTGGCGAAAGAGGGGGATCAACTCGCCTTTCATTTCACTTCACCCATGGAGAAGCTCTACAACTGCAATTTCTCTTTTGCTGGTTTTCAAAGACAGGTGACAatggaaataatgaaaaaagaaacgGAAGAAG GTATAGAAAAAGGACAGGTATTGTCGTGTGCTAAAGACATCGCCGCTGCCTCACAATACACGGCGGCCTCTCACATAGCGAAACGAACACATCGTGCCATTTTGTTCTGTAAATCCAAAGATCTTCTACCGCAGCATAATCCAACTCTG GTTGTTTCAGGAGGAGTAGCAAGTAATGAATACATCAGACAGATTCTGAAAATTGTCACAGACGCCACTGGATTGCATTTGCTTTGCCCTCCGTCAAAGTTATGCACTGATAACGGTGTGATGATTGCATG GAATGGCATTGAGAGACTAAAGCAAGGAAAGGGGATCATGTCCTATACTGAAGAAATCAAATATGAACCCAA
- the osgepl1 gene encoding probable tRNA N6-adenosine threonylcarbamoyltransferase, mitochondrial isoform X2 — protein MPGLALSLKIGLDFSLKFVRLHEKPFIPIHHMEAHALTVRMLQPLDFPFLVLLISGGHSLLALAKGIDEFLLLGKTLDVAVGDSLDKIARRLSLRNHPDCLTLSGGQAIELLAKEGDQLAFHFTSPMEKLYNCNFSFAGFQRQVTMEIMKKETEEGIEKGQVLSCAKDIAAASQYTAASHIAKRTHRAILFCKSKDLLPQHNPTLVVSGGVASNEYIRQILKIVTDATGLHLLCPPSKLCTDNGVMIAWNGIERLKQGKGIMSYTEEIKYEPKAPLGLDITSEVKDAAIKLPPLKLRIRS, from the exons ATGCCTGGTCTTGCCCTTAGTTTAAAGATCGGCTTGGATTTCAGTCTGAAGTTTGTGAGACTTCACGAAAAGCCGTTCATCCCTATACACCACATGGAGGCACATGCCCTCACTGTAAGAATGCTACAACCCTTAGACTTCCCTTTTCTCGTGCTCCTCATCTCTGGTGGTCATTCTCTTCTTGCACTCGCCAAAGGAATAGATGAATTTCTTCTTCTGGGGAAAACACTGGACGTTGCAGTCGGGGACAGTTTAGATAAG ATTGCTAGAAGGCTTTCTCTGAGGAATCACCCGGACTGCTTGACTTTGAGCGGTGGACAAGCCATAGAGCTTCTGGCGAAAGAGGGGGATCAACTCGCCTTTCATTTCACTTCACCCATGGAGAAGCTCTACAACTGCAATTTCTCTTTTGCTGGTTTTCAAAGACAGGTGACAatggaaataatgaaaaaagaaacgGAAGAAG GTATAGAAAAAGGACAGGTATTGTCGTGTGCTAAAGACATCGCCGCTGCCTCACAATACACGGCGGCCTCTCACATAGCGAAACGAACACATCGTGCCATTTTGTTCTGTAAATCCAAAGATCTTCTACCGCAGCATAATCCAACTCTG GTTGTTTCAGGAGGAGTAGCAAGTAATGAATACATCAGACAGATTCTGAAAATTGTCACAGACGCCACTGGATTGCATTTGCTTTGCCCTCCGTCAAAGTTATGCACTGATAACGGTGTGATGATTGCATG GAATGGCATTGAGAGACTAAAGCAAGGAAAGGGGATCATGTCCTATACTGAAGAAATCAAATATGAACCCAA